One Nocardia iowensis DNA window includes the following coding sequences:
- a CDS encoding DUF3093 domain-containing protein: MDEKQQSPQPYRERLWVPLWWWPVAFAITGLLAAEIHMGAPGLRAWLPYVVLFPVPVWVLLWLSRHRVEVAPDASGTLELRADRAHLPVNFVARAAVVPRTAKSAALGRQLDPAAYVQHRPWIGPMVLLVLDDPDDPTPYWLVSTRRPERVLAALGLPGTGPGAPSAG; this comes from the coding sequence ATGGACGAGAAACAGCAGAGCCCGCAGCCGTACCGCGAGCGCCTCTGGGTGCCGCTGTGGTGGTGGCCGGTGGCCTTCGCCATCACCGGGTTGCTGGCCGCCGAAATTCATATGGGCGCACCGGGTTTGCGTGCCTGGCTGCCCTACGTGGTGCTGTTCCCGGTGCCGGTGTGGGTGCTGCTGTGGTTGAGCAGGCACCGCGTCGAGGTGGCGCCGGACGCGTCGGGCACGCTGGAACTCCGCGCCGACCGCGCCCACCTCCCGGTGAACTTCGTGGCCCGCGCGGCCGTCGTGCCCCGCACGGCGAAGAGTGCGGCGCTGGGTCGCCAGCTCGACCCCGCCGCTTATGTGCAGCATCGGCCATGGATCGGGCCGATGGTGTTGCTCGTGCTCGACGACCCGGACGATCCGACGCCGTACTGGCTGGTCAGTACGCGTCGCCCCGAACGGGTCCTGGCCGCGCTTGGCTTACCGGGCACGGGGCCGGGTGCGCCGAGCGCGGGCTGA
- a CDS encoding DUF3710 domain-containing protein, translating into MFGKKRKSSDDDRYPADDYDEADDYGYDEFDTDETPYVTADVGDASAVKSGPYDFDEVADLLAKVTEQRLDLGSVILPVPQGGQLQVEMTPDGTPQAVHLATEHGRLTVAAYAAPKSAGQWRTVAADLADSLRNDGARVAVETGPWGRELLAITEGADLRFIGVDGPRWMVRLVAAGPSGASNDGSPLVAAARAILSETVIRRGDDPLPVREPLPVVLPQELAEQLAAAHQAQIDAQQQQIAAQAAATQTGPQSAVPPRMPEGPRRGADGSAMQQLGLN; encoded by the coding sequence ATTTTCGGAAAGAAGCGTAAGTCCTCGGACGACGACCGGTATCCGGCCGACGACTACGACGAGGCGGACGACTACGGGTACGACGAGTTCGACACCGACGAAACGCCTTACGTCACAGCCGATGTCGGTGACGCGTCGGCAGTGAAGTCGGGTCCGTACGATTTCGACGAGGTGGCCGACCTGCTGGCGAAGGTCACCGAGCAGCGGCTCGATCTCGGCTCGGTGATCCTGCCGGTGCCGCAGGGCGGTCAGTTGCAAGTCGAGATGACCCCCGACGGCACGCCACAAGCCGTGCACCTGGCAACCGAGCACGGCAGGCTCACCGTCGCGGCGTACGCGGCACCCAAGTCGGCGGGCCAATGGCGCACGGTGGCAGCCGATCTCGCCGATTCCCTGCGCAACGACGGTGCCAGGGTCGCGGTGGAGACCGGCCCGTGGGGCCGCGAGCTGCTGGCCATCACCGAGGGCGCGGACCTGCGGTTCATCGGCGTCGACGGCCCCCGCTGGATGGTCCGGCTGGTCGCGGCGGGCCCGTCGGGTGCGTCCAACGACGGCAGCCCGCTGGTGGCGGCGGCCCGAGCGATCCTGAGCGAGACCGTGATCCGCCGCGGTGACGACCCGTTGCCGGTGCGTGAGCCACTACCCGTGGTGTTGCCGCAGGAACTGGCCGAACAGCTGGCCGCCGCGCACCAAGCGCAGATCGACGCCCAGCAACAGCAGATCGCGGCCCAGGCCGCGGCCACGCAGACGGGCCCGCAGAGTGCCGTGCCGCCGCGGATGCCGGAGGGACCGCGCCGCGGTGCGGACGGTTCCGCCATGCAGCAGCTGGGCCTGAACTGA
- a CDS encoding inositol monophosphatase family protein, with protein sequence MGSVPETSSPVSDYTSEIIVARGDEAELRRVAVDLAETAAAHVRARRPEVFGQAGGPAEGAVQAKGHPTDPVTIVDTETEDLIRGLLAEQRPGDPILGEEGGGSLADSAADVVHWVVDPIDGTVNFLYGIPGYAVSVAALRGGRPVAGAVVDVARRATYSAGLGLGAIRVDAEGAVEHLRCTPVETVSMSLVATGFAYGKHRRARQAQLIAEVLPHVRDIRRFGAAALDLCHVAAGRVDAYFEHGLNAWDWGAGALIAAEAGARLTLPPATVPGEAGDLVVAAAPGIADELAMLLDRIGATEPIPDR encoded by the coding sequence ATGGGGAGCGTGCCGGAAACCTCATCGCCAGTGTCCGACTACACCTCCGAGATCATCGTCGCCCGCGGCGACGAGGCCGAACTGCGCAGAGTCGCGGTCGACCTCGCCGAGACCGCGGCCGCGCACGTCCGTGCCCGCCGCCCCGAGGTCTTCGGGCAGGCAGGCGGGCCCGCCGAGGGCGCGGTGCAGGCCAAGGGCCACCCGACCGATCCGGTGACCATCGTGGACACCGAGACCGAAGACCTGATCCGCGGCCTGCTCGCCGAGCAACGGCCCGGCGACCCCATCCTCGGCGAGGAGGGCGGCGGCAGCCTCGCCGACTCGGCCGCCGACGTCGTGCACTGGGTGGTGGACCCGATCGACGGCACCGTCAACTTCCTGTACGGCATCCCCGGTTACGCGGTGTCGGTGGCCGCGCTGCGCGGTGGCCGACCGGTCGCGGGCGCTGTGGTTGATGTCGCGCGGCGCGCCACCTATAGCGCCGGGCTCGGGCTCGGCGCTATCCGGGTCGACGCCGAGGGCGCGGTGGAACATCTGCGGTGCACGCCGGTCGAGACGGTCTCGATGTCGTTGGTGGCCACCGGATTTGCCTACGGCAAGCACCGGCGCGCCAGGCAGGCGCAGCTGATCGCCGAGGTGCTGCCGCACGTGCGGGATATCCGCCGCTTCGGCGCGGCCGCACTCGACCTGTGCCACGTCGCCGCGGGTCGGGTGGACGCCTACTTCGAGCACGGCCTCAACGCCTGGGACTGGGGTGCGGGCGCGTTGATCGCGGCCGAGGCGGGTGCCCGGCTCACGCTGCCGCCCGCCACCGTCCCGGGCGAGGCGGGCGACCTGGTGGTCGCCGCCGCACCCGGCATCGCCGACGAACTGGCCATGCTGCTCGATCGAATCGGCGCTACCGAGCCGATCCCGGACCGCTAG
- the ppgK gene encoding polyphosphate--glucose phosphotransferase: MSARGQAFGIDIGGSGVKGAAVDLATGELVHERIKMATPQPSTPQAVAETVAKLVAQADWDGPVGITLPSVVLDGVARTAANIDKAWVGTDARTLFSTALDGREVTVLNDADAAGLAEDRYGAAKDFDGLVLLLTFGTGIGSALLYQGTLVANSELGHLEIGGMETEHRAAASIKDRDKLTFEQWAAAVSTVLIGLENLFWPKVFVAGGGISRDSDLWIPLLTNRTQVIPAHLKNTAGIVGAAMAIDAGIAP, translated from the coding sequence ATGTCCGCTCGGGGGCAAGCATTCGGCATCGATATCGGCGGCAGCGGCGTCAAGGGCGCCGCGGTGGATCTGGCCACCGGTGAGCTGGTCCACGAACGGATCAAGATGGCGACGCCGCAGCCGTCGACGCCGCAGGCCGTCGCCGAGACGGTGGCAAAGCTGGTCGCTCAGGCCGATTGGGACGGCCCGGTCGGCATCACGCTGCCGTCGGTCGTGCTCGACGGTGTCGCGCGCACCGCCGCCAACATCGACAAGGCGTGGGTCGGCACCGACGCGCGGACGCTGTTCTCCACCGCGCTGGACGGCCGCGAGGTCACCGTGCTCAACGACGCGGACGCGGCGGGCCTGGCCGAGGACCGCTACGGCGCGGCAAAGGATTTCGACGGGCTGGTGCTGCTGCTGACCTTCGGCACCGGCATCGGCTCGGCCCTGCTGTACCAGGGCACGCTGGTGGCCAACAGCGAGCTCGGCCATCTCGAGATCGGCGGCATGGAGACCGAGCACCGCGCCGCCGCCTCGATCAAGGACCGTGACAAACTCACTTTCGAACAGTGGGCCGCCGCGGTGAGCACGGTGCTGATCGGCCTGGAGAACCTGTTCTGGCCGAAGGTGTTCGTCGCAGGCGGCGGCATCAGCCGCGACTCCGATCTATGGATTCCGTTGCTCACCAACCGAACCCAGGTGATTCCGGCGCATCTGAAGAACACCGCGGGCATCGTCGGCGCGGCGATGGCGATAGATGCGGGTATCGCCCCGTAA
- the eutC gene encoding ethanolamine ammonia-lyase subunit EutC, which yields MKRGNSRTKLEVVAENTAAERFWEDLRRSTQSRIGLGRTGDALPTARVLEFRAAHSAARDAVHMPLDVAELGERVAALGVGAPVHVRSRARDRAEYLRRPDLGRLPELRAPATGSSTTGALSAVPHSGADIGFVLADGLSPRALTDHGTATLAALIEELAPRYSIAAPVIATQARVALGDHIAEAMGVTTVVVLIGERPGLSVADSLGIYLTHLARPGRTDADRNCISNIHPPAGLGYTQAAKVVAGLVSGARRLGRSGVDLKDTSRTDTLPTSTPLTITP from the coding sequence ATGAAGCGTGGGAACTCGCGCACCAAGCTGGAAGTCGTCGCGGAAAACACTGCGGCGGAGCGGTTCTGGGAGGATCTTCGGCGCAGTACCCAATCCAGGATCGGACTCGGCCGCACCGGTGATGCGCTGCCCACCGCGCGGGTACTGGAATTCCGTGCGGCACACTCGGCGGCACGCGACGCGGTGCATATGCCGTTGGACGTAGCGGAACTGGGGGAGCGGGTCGCCGCGCTCGGCGTCGGTGCACCCGTACACGTGCGCAGCCGTGCGCGCGACCGCGCGGAATACCTGCGCCGACCTGATCTCGGGCGATTGCCCGAACTCCGAGCTCCCGCAACCGGTTCCAGCACGACGGGTGCGTTGTCCGCGGTACCGCACAGTGGCGCCGACATCGGCTTCGTACTGGCGGACGGACTTTCCCCACGCGCCCTCACCGACCACGGCACCGCGACCCTGGCCGCGCTGATCGAGGAACTGGCTCCGCGCTACTCGATCGCCGCCCCCGTCATCGCGACCCAGGCGCGAGTCGCCCTCGGCGACCACATCGCCGAGGCAATGGGTGTCACCACCGTCGTGGTGCTCATCGGCGAGCGTCCAGGACTCTCGGTCGCCGACAGCCTCGGCATCTACCTGACCCACCTAGCCCGCCCCGGCCGCACCGACGCCGACCGCAACTGCATCTCCAACATCCACCCACCAGCGGGCCTCGGCTACACCCAGGCCGCAAAAGTGGTGGCGGGCTTGGTATCCGGCGCCCGCCGCCTCGGCCGCTCCGGCGTCGACCTCAAAGACACCTCCCGCACCGACACCCTCCCCACCAGCACACCTCTCACCATCACCCCCTGA
- a CDS encoding DUF4193 domain-containing protein, which yields MATDYDAPRRTETDDVSEDSLEELKARRNEAQSAVVDIDESDTAESFELPGADLSEEVLTVRVIPKQADEFTCSSCFLVHHRSRLASEKGGQLICMDCAA from the coding sequence ATGGCAACCGACTATGACGCACCGAGGCGTACCGAAACCGACGATGTGTCGGAAGATTCGCTGGAGGAGCTGAAGGCTCGTCGTAACGAGGCACAGTCCGCCGTCGTGGATATCGACGAATCCGATACCGCGGAGTCGTTCGAGCTTCCCGGCGCGGATCTGTCCGAGGAAGTACTGACGGTTCGGGTGATCCCGAAGCAGGCCGACGAGTTCACCTGTTCCAGCTGCTTCCTCGTGCACCATCGGAGCAGGCTGGCCAGCGAGAAGGGTGGTCAGCTGATCTGCATGGATTGCGCAGCTTGA
- a CDS encoding RNA polymerase sigma factor has translation MVATNTRQTADSAEADSADVTEARPVRKAAAAKKAPAKKAAAAKKAPAKKAAAKATKGPAKKAATKKVGPDGEPGADEPIEDVEIEDLGDLEVSEDDLTEEAEDLVVEEVAEAAEEEVEPTAADKASGDFVWDEEESEALRQARKDAELTASADSVRAYLKQIGKVALLNAEEEVELAKRIEAGLYAAEKVREFTEHGEKLPVAMRRDYTWIVRDGNRAKNHLLEANLRLVVSLAKRYTGRGMAFLDLIQEGNLGLIRAVEKFDYTKGYKFSTYATWWIRQAITRAMADQARTIRIPVHMVEVINKLGRIQRELLQDLGREPTPEELAKEMDITPEKVLEIQQYAREPISLDQTIGDEGDSQLGDFIEDSEAVVAVDAVSFTLLQDQLQSVLETLSEREAGVVRLRFGLTDGQPRTLDEIGQVYGVTRERIRQIESKTMSKLRHPSRSQVLRDYLD, from the coding sequence GTGGTAGCCACGAATACCCGTCAGACCGCCGATTCGGCCGAGGCCGATTCCGCAGATGTAACCGAAGCACGGCCGGTCCGTAAGGCGGCTGCCGCGAAGAAGGCCCCGGCGAAGAAGGCCGCCGCGGCCAAGAAGGCGCCTGCGAAGAAGGCCGCCGCCAAGGCGACCAAGGGGCCCGCCAAGAAGGCTGCCACCAAGAAGGTGGGACCGGACGGCGAACCCGGCGCCGACGAGCCGATCGAGGACGTCGAGATCGAAGACCTCGGCGATCTAGAGGTCTCTGAGGACGATCTCACCGAAGAGGCCGAGGACCTGGTCGTCGAAGAGGTCGCCGAAGCCGCCGAGGAGGAGGTCGAACCGACCGCCGCCGACAAGGCGTCGGGCGATTTCGTCTGGGACGAAGAGGAATCCGAAGCCCTGCGGCAGGCCCGCAAGGACGCGGAGCTCACCGCTTCGGCCGACTCGGTGCGCGCCTACCTCAAGCAGATCGGCAAGGTCGCGCTCCTCAACGCCGAAGAGGAGGTCGAACTCGCCAAGCGGATCGAGGCAGGCCTCTACGCGGCGGAGAAGGTCCGCGAGTTCACCGAGCACGGTGAGAAGCTGCCGGTCGCGATGCGCCGCGATTACACCTGGATCGTCCGCGACGGCAACCGCGCCAAGAACCACCTGCTCGAAGCCAACCTGCGACTGGTCGTCTCGCTGGCCAAGCGCTACACCGGCCGCGGCATGGCGTTCCTCGACCTGATCCAGGAGGGCAACCTGGGTCTGATCCGCGCCGTCGAGAAGTTCGACTACACCAAGGGCTACAAGTTCTCCACGTACGCCACCTGGTGGATCCGTCAGGCCATCACCCGCGCCATGGCCGACCAGGCCCGCACCATCCGCATCCCGGTGCACATGGTCGAGGTCATCAACAAGCTCGGCCGCATCCAGCGCGAGCTGCTCCAGGACCTGGGCCGCGAGCCCACCCCGGAAGAGCTGGCCAAGGAAATGGACATCACGCCGGAGAAAGTGCTGGAGATCCAGCAGTACGCGCGTGAACCCATCTCGCTGGACCAGACCATCGGCGACGAGGGCGACAGCCAGCTCGGTGACTTCATCGAAGACTCCGAAGCCGTTGTCGCCGTGGACGCGGTGAGCTTCACGCTGCTGCAGGACCAACTGCAGTCGGTGCTGGAGACCCTGTCCGAGCGCGAGGCGGGCGTTGTCCGGCTGCGCTTCGGCCTCACCGACGGCCAGCCGCGCACCCTCGACGAGATCGGCCAGGTGTACGGGGTCACCCGCGAACGCATCCGGCAGATCGAGTCCAAGACCATGAGCAAGCTGCGCCACCCCAGCCGCTCCCAGGTCCTGCGCGACTACCTGGATTAA
- a CDS encoding rhomboid-like protein: MVAFAAVRFRSPWTQTIDLRTELRVAWDWLRRPGLAHRVLPALREHLGAAPASTAYAFTLFVTWWTLRGVGDSVERRLIFSASTNLYNMRHNPVQVLVASAFWTDGGFPWTAIVSFLIVMAYAERWLGTGRWIVLFATGHIGATLLTVTGISHAIDHGVIPLKVAVAADVGTSYGFSAVLAAMAFRFRGPVRLVWAGTLTVVLVAALWIGPTFTDYGHLCAAAIGFVVGAIATTLGRWVEKRSAAKQAAPAVTE, from the coding sequence GTGGTTGCCTTCGCCGCGGTCCGGTTTCGGTCGCCTTGGACTCAGACGATCGACCTCCGCACCGAATTGCGCGTCGCGTGGGACTGGCTGCGGCGTCCCGGGCTCGCGCACCGAGTGCTGCCCGCGCTCCGGGAGCACCTCGGCGCCGCCCCGGCCAGCACCGCCTACGCGTTCACCCTGTTCGTCACCTGGTGGACACTGCGCGGAGTCGGCGATTCGGTAGAGCGCAGGCTGATCTTCTCCGCCTCGACCAACCTCTACAACATGCGGCACAACCCGGTGCAGGTGCTGGTTGCCTCGGCGTTCTGGACCGACGGCGGCTTCCCGTGGACCGCCATCGTCAGCTTCCTGATCGTGATGGCCTACGCGGAACGCTGGCTCGGCACCGGACGCTGGATTGTCCTGTTCGCCACCGGGCATATCGGGGCGACGCTGCTCACCGTCACCGGCATCTCGCACGCCATTGATCACGGCGTCATCCCGCTCAAGGTGGCCGTCGCCGCGGATGTCGGCACCAGCTACGGCTTTTCGGCGGTGCTCGCGGCGATGGCGTTCCGGTTCCGTGGGCCGGTCCGGCTGGTATGGGCGGGCACGCTCACCGTGGTGCTCGTCGCCGCGCTGTGGATCGGCCCGACATTCACCGACTACGGCCACCTGTGCGCGGCCGCGATCGGCTTCGTCGTCGGTGCGATCGCGACCACGCTCGGCCGCTGGGTCGAGAAGCGCAGCGCGGCAAAACAAGCCGCGCCCGCGGTCACGGAGTGA
- a CDS encoding ethanolamine ammonia-lyase subunit EutB: protein MTCYTQQLGGTSYRFDGLVELLAKATPLRSGDELAGCAAGSDAERAAAQWALAEVPLTRFLDEPVVPYETDEVTRLIIDTHDRVAFQPISHLTVGGLRDWLLAVTAGDSAAEILRAVAPGLIPEMVAAVSKIMRNQDLIAVARAVEVTAGFRTTVGLPGTLATRLQPNHPTDDPRGIAAATLDGLLLGCGDAVIGINPATDSPQATADLLSLLDEVRVRFDIPTQSCVLSHVTTTIGLIEAGAPVDLVFQSVAGTEGANAGFGVNISLLREGNEAGRSLRRGTVGDNVMYLETGQGSALSAGAHFGTGGKPVDQQTLEARAYAVARDLDPLLVNTVVGFIGPEYLYDGKQIIRAGLEDHFCGKLLGLPMGVDVCYTNHAEADQDDMDTLLTLLGAAGCAFVIAVPGADDVMLGYQSLSFHDALYARRVLNLRPAPEFEAWLSGLGMIDAAGRVLPVEPLASPLRALAGA, encoded by the coding sequence ATGACCTGTTACACACAGCAACTCGGCGGTACCAGCTACCGGTTCGACGGCTTGGTGGAATTGCTCGCCAAGGCCACCCCGCTGCGCAGCGGCGACGAACTGGCGGGCTGCGCGGCCGGTTCAGATGCCGAGCGGGCCGCCGCCCAGTGGGCGCTGGCGGAGGTGCCGCTGACCCGGTTCCTCGACGAGCCGGTGGTGCCGTACGAGACCGACGAGGTCACCCGGCTGATCATCGATACCCACGATCGTGTCGCTTTCCAACCGATTTCGCATCTCACGGTGGGTGGCCTGCGGGACTGGCTGCTCGCGGTCACGGCGGGCGACAGCGCCGCGGAAATCCTGCGCGCGGTGGCGCCGGGCCTCATTCCGGAGATGGTGGCCGCGGTCAGCAAGATCATGCGCAATCAGGATCTGATCGCGGTCGCCAGGGCCGTTGAGGTGACCGCGGGCTTCCGCACCACCGTCGGCCTGCCCGGCACGCTGGCCACCCGGTTGCAGCCGAATCATCCCACCGACGACCCGCGCGGCATCGCCGCCGCCACGCTCGACGGGCTGCTGCTCGGCTGTGGCGACGCCGTGATCGGTATCAATCCCGCCACCGACTCGCCGCAGGCGACGGCCGACCTCCTGAGCCTGCTGGACGAGGTGCGGGTGCGCTTCGACATCCCCACCCAATCCTGTGTGCTCTCGCATGTGACCACGACCATCGGGCTGATCGAGGCGGGCGCACCGGTCGATCTGGTTTTCCAGTCGGTCGCGGGCACCGAGGGCGCCAATGCTGGGTTCGGCGTGAACATTTCGCTGTTGCGCGAGGGCAACGAGGCGGGCCGGTCGCTGCGGCGCGGCACCGTCGGCGACAACGTCATGTATCTGGAAACCGGTCAGGGTTCGGCACTGTCGGCGGGCGCGCACTTCGGCACCGGCGGCAAACCGGTCGACCAGCAGACGTTGGAGGCCAGGGCCTACGCGGTGGCCAGGGACCTGGACCCCCTGCTGGTCAACACCGTTGTCGGCTTCATCGGACCGGAGTATCTCTACGACGGCAAACAGATCATTCGTGCGGGCCTGGAAGACCACTTCTGCGGCAAGCTGCTCGGCCTCCCGATGGGCGTCGACGTCTGCTACACCAACCACGCCGAGGCCGACCAGGACGACATGGACACCCTGCTGACCCTGCTCGGCGCGGCGGGCTGCGCCTTCGTCATCGCCGTCCCCGGCGCCGACGACGTCATGCTCGGCTACCAGAGCCTCAGCTTCCACGACGCGCTGTACGCCCGGCGGGTGCTGAACCTGCGTCCCGCACCGGAATTCGAGGCCTGGCTGTCCGGCCTCGGCATGATCGATGCGGCGGGCCGGGTGCTCCCGGTGGAACCGCTCGCGTCGCCGCTACGAGCGCTGGCAGGCGCCTGA
- the eat gene encoding ethanolamine permease, with translation MTIEDAKVTGTADEDYLAKRTLRSGSAGWVLLAGLGVSYVISGDYAGWNSGIAEGGFGGLLIATVLIAGMYLAMVLGMAELSAALPAAGGGYTFARRALGPWGGFATGTAILLEYAIAPAAIATFIGGYVESLNLFGITDGWWVYLAVYALFIGVHLTGAGEALKAMFVITAVALAGLAVFACSAIGLFDADKLTDIPADPNAVGSSAFLPFGVFGIWAAVPFAIWFFLAVEGVPLAAEEAREPEKNVPKGIISAMLVLIVTGAAVLFLATGALGAQAISTSGNPLVEALGTGGAAKVVNYIGLAGLVASFFSIVYAYSRQTFALSRAGYLPTSLSVTNARKAPVLALIVPGVVGFALSLTGKGAVLLNMAVFGAALSYVLMMVSHIVLRVREPNMPRPYRTPGGVATTTFALVIAGAAVIATFLVDPVAATWTLVAFCAFMAYFGLYSRHQLVANSPDEEFAVLAKAEEELE, from the coding sequence ATGACGATCGAGGACGCGAAGGTAACCGGCACCGCCGACGAGGACTATCTGGCCAAGCGGACACTGCGCTCGGGATCGGCGGGGTGGGTGCTGCTGGCCGGGCTCGGCGTGAGCTATGTGATCTCCGGTGACTACGCGGGCTGGAACAGCGGCATCGCCGAGGGCGGCTTCGGTGGCCTGCTCATCGCGACCGTGCTGATCGCCGGAATGTACCTGGCGATGGTGCTCGGCATGGCCGAGTTGTCGGCGGCGCTGCCCGCGGCGGGCGGCGGCTACACCTTCGCTCGGCGCGCACTCGGACCATGGGGCGGATTCGCCACGGGCACAGCGATATTGCTCGAGTACGCGATCGCGCCCGCGGCCATCGCCACGTTCATCGGTGGCTATGTCGAGTCGCTGAATCTGTTCGGCATCACCGACGGTTGGTGGGTGTATCTGGCGGTGTACGCGCTGTTCATCGGGGTGCACCTGACCGGGGCGGGGGAGGCGCTGAAGGCGATGTTCGTGATCACCGCGGTCGCGCTGGCCGGATTAGCGGTCTTCGCGTGCTCCGCGATCGGCCTGTTCGACGCGGACAAGCTGACCGACATCCCGGCGGACCCGAATGCCGTTGGCAGTTCGGCGTTCCTGCCGTTCGGGGTGTTCGGCATCTGGGCGGCGGTGCCGTTCGCGATCTGGTTCTTCCTTGCCGTCGAGGGGGTGCCGCTGGCCGCGGAGGAGGCGCGGGAACCGGAGAAGAACGTGCCGAAGGGGATCATCAGCGCGATGCTCGTGCTGATCGTCACCGGTGCGGCCGTGTTGTTCCTGGCTACCGGAGCGCTTGGCGCGCAGGCCATTTCGACGTCGGGCAATCCGCTGGTCGAGGCGCTCGGTACCGGTGGGGCCGCCAAGGTGGTGAACTACATCGGTCTGGCCGGGCTGGTGGCCAGCTTCTTCTCCATCGTCTACGCCTACTCCCGGCAGACTTTCGCGCTGTCGCGGGCGGGCTATCTGCCGACGAGCCTGTCGGTGACCAACGCGCGCAAGGCGCCGGTGCTGGCACTGATCGTGCCCGGCGTCGTCGGTTTCGCGCTGTCGCTGACCGGCAAGGGCGCCGTGCTGCTGAACATGGCCGTGTTCGGTGCGGCGCTCAGCTACGTGCTGATGATGGTCAGCCACATCGTGCTCCGGGTGCGCGAGCCGAATATGCCGCGCCCGTACCGCACACCCGGCGGCGTGGCCACCACCACGTTCGCGCTCGTGATCGCCGGTGCCGCGGTGATTGCCACGTTCCTGGTCGACCCGGTGGCGGCGACTTGGACGCTGGTCGCGTTCTGCGCGTTCATGGCCTACTTCGGCCTGTACAGCAGGCACCAGCTGGTGGCCAACTCGCCGGACGAGGAATTCGCGGTGCTGGCCAAAGCCGAGGAGGAGCTGGAATGA
- the dut gene encoding dUTP diphosphatase, producing MTALSPIPLLRLDPGIPMPARAHHGDAGVDLCTTEDVILEPGERVLVGTGIAVALPVGTVGLIHPRSGLAAKTGLSVVNTPGTVDAGYRGEIKVCLINHDPRTPIELRRGDRIAQLLVQRVELVDFHEVDTLDETTRGAGGHGSSGGHASLTAADGAGRATGKEA from the coding sequence GTGACGGCACTTTCACCTATCCCTCTGCTGCGGCTGGATCCCGGCATCCCCATGCCCGCGCGCGCCCATCACGGCGACGCCGGCGTGGACCTGTGCACCACGGAAGACGTCATCCTGGAGCCCGGTGAGCGGGTGCTGGTCGGGACCGGCATCGCTGTCGCGCTACCGGTCGGCACGGTCGGCCTGATCCATCCGCGTTCGGGACTGGCGGCCAAGACCGGACTGTCGGTGGTGAACACCCCTGGCACGGTCGACGCCGGATATCGCGGCGAGATCAAGGTGTGCCTGATCAACCACGACCCGCGCACGCCCATCGAGCTGCGCCGGGGCGATCGGATCGCGCAGCTGCTGGTGCAGCGGGTGGAACTGGTCGATTTCCACGAGGTCGACACGCTCGACGAGACCACCCGGGGTGCGGGTGGTCACGGTTCGAGCGGCGGGCACGCGAGTCTGACCGCGGCGGATGGGGCGGGCCGGGCAACCGGCAAGGAGGCGTGA
- the cei gene encoding envelope integrity protein Cei, with the protein MVSLITEGRPVDSQGRPFLRRRPQPWLIMLGILTLICTIVWVKALTTTEQDTSAMACNSPSPATDPGAGQPATLGQRVGASRLQDVEPAPLAASKVRVLNANNQRGQAAHVAAQFGDLGFASAPGTQYGNDSIYVNGDLECTGQIRFGVNGRPAAASVQLVVPCAELIEDQRADDTVDMVLGSLFRDIRPSNDAEEVLRSLKNPAPGGTPSIDIKLLDAARQARC; encoded by the coding sequence GTGGTTTCACTGATCACCGAAGGCCGCCCCGTGGATTCCCAGGGCAGGCCCTTCCTCCGACGGCGCCCGCAGCCCTGGCTCATCATGCTCGGCATCCTCACGCTGATCTGCACGATTGTGTGGGTCAAGGCGTTGACGACGACCGAGCAGGACACCAGCGCGATGGCCTGCAACTCGCCGAGTCCGGCCACCGATCCGGGTGCCGGGCAACCGGCGACGCTCGGTCAGCGCGTCGGCGCGAGCCGACTACAGGACGTGGAACCCGCTCCCCTGGCGGCCAGCAAGGTGCGCGTGCTCAACGCGAACAACCAGCGTGGCCAGGCCGCGCATGTGGCGGCGCAGTTCGGTGACCTCGGGTTCGCCAGCGCACCGGGAACGCAATATGGCAACGATTCGATATACGTCAACGGCGACCTGGAATGCACCGGGCAGATCCGGTTCGGCGTGAACGGCCGTCCGGCCGCCGCGTCGGTGCAACTGGTCGTCCCGTGCGCCGAGCTGATCGAGGATCAGCGGGCCGACGACACGGTCGACATGGTGCTCGGCTCGCTGTTCCGGGACATCCGGCCCAGCAACGACGCGGAAGAAGTGTTGCGTTCGCTGAAGAATCCCGCGCCCGGCGGCACGCCCTCGATCGACATCAAGCTGCTCGACGCCGCCCGACAAGCGCGCTGCTAG